From Cyanobacteriota bacterium:
CTACTCTTGCAATACAAAGATGTACTTCTCCAGGGTGCGCGCTCAGTGAGCTTGCAATTGAATATGCCCTGCCCAGTAACATTGAAGAATTGTCTATTAACTCATCACTTGTAATGATCAGACTCGGTTCTTCTGCCTTCAGTTCTTTAAGTAGATTGGGAATTGAATAACCATTAAATCTTTCCGCAAGAGCCTTAGCTTCATACTTGCCATTTGATTTTGTTTCAATTAATTTATAAAGTTTGTTGCTAGCTCTAGTGATATTGACGCTGGTTTTAAATCTATTAAATTCAGATTCTTTGTCTTTACTAAGTTCAAGCAAGCCAAATAATTTCATAATTAATCCGTCTTCATTTTCTGGACAAACATATAATGCATCACCGGGAAGATATTCAATTCCACTATTATTTAGGCAAATACTAAAGTGTCTGGTGTCTTTGCTTGATCCTTCGTTATTTAAACGGTAATTTTCTAGTAATTTTGTTAGATAAGGATTTTCTTTAGTGTATTTATCATGTGCCATAACAGTCATAGATATAATCTACCCATGTCTGAGGTTTTATTACACGATTTGTGACTTGATATCTTCAATTATTGAGCGAAGACCTGAGGCACTAGGTAGTTTGGATGAGAGTTGTTGTTCAATTACCTTGAGAGAGTGAATGATCGAACTGTGTTTACGACCACCAAAATACTCTCCAATTCTTGAATAGCTAATTGACAGTAATTTATAGCTTAAAAATATTGCGATATGTCTAGATTTACTAATATCTTGCAATCTACTCTTGCCGATAAGCTCCTTTGGCTTTAGTGAAAAATAACTTGCTGTAGCATCCGTTATTGCCTTAATACTAAGTCCCTTGTGTTGAGGCTGATCACCAATACCACCAAATAGTCTTGAAATTAATTCATCATCAAGCTCTTCTCCAGCAAAACATGTGTGAGCGTTGATTTGAAATAATGCAGATTCAAGTTCTCTTATACTATCTGGATATTTTCTTGCAATAAGCTCTTTTTGACAGTTGCTTAATTCAATTCCAGCTTCTTTAGACCTAATTTCTAGTATAGAGACTCTATCTTCAAAATTGGGGCTGTTAATCTGGCTCATTAAGGAGATTTTGAGCTTGTTTTTTAGGTTCTTTGAGATATTCAGTGATTCGAGCCTTTGTTGTGAGGCGATAATTACTCTTGCTCCTGAATTCACTAGAGATTCAAATGTGTATAAGAATTCTTCCTGGCAGGTTTTTTTGTTCTCAAGGAAGTGAAAATCATCAAACAATAGTAGATCCAAGTTACGGTATTGGTTTCTGAATTCTTGGGTTGTGTGCTTTTGTATTGCAATTATCAGCTCATTTGTAAACTCTTCAGCTTTGCAATATTTGATTCTAGTTGCTGGTTCTTGTTCTATTAACTCATTACCAATTGCGTTTAATATATGGGTCTTGCCTAAGCCAGGTTCAGATTGAATAAATAGCGAATTGTATAGACCACTTTGATTCAAGCTAGTTGCTCTTGCAAATGTAATAGACGCTTTGTTAAACCCCGATTCAGCCAAGTTCTCAAACGATAATTTTTTGTGTAATCTTGATTTGACCTTATTACTTGGTTTGAGAGCTGAATTTGGTAGTAAATCGGCAAAACTAGTTTGCACTTGTGAATTGGTCTCTTGAATCGGTTTTAGCTCTGGATCAATGATAATACGGATTGACATTGATTTGGCTTCGACTTCTTTAAGCGCTTCTAAGATATCTTTTTGGTAAGTCTGCATGATGAAGTTACGGGTAAAGTCATTTTTAACAGCAATTATGGCTTCATCATCACGAATGTCTTGCAACTGTGTTGGCTTGATCCAAGTCTCAAAACTAGGCTTTCTGAGTTTTTTTGATAATTGCTCAAGTACTTTAAGCCATATTGCTTGGTGTTCTGGATTTATTACTTTGGTATAGGGTTTTGGGCTTGTTTCCTGATTGACTTCATTTGAAATCGGATTTGCTATTTGTTCTATAAGTGTATTTGTCATGTGTATTACAATCAAAGCAGCTAGTGCTCTGGGCTTAAGGTCAAGTTTTGAAAATAGGGGCTATCGCCCATCCCTTAAAATCAGGGGGACTACTACTATAGCAATCCATCTCTGACTTTGTCTCTAAGAAATATTTAACTTGTAATCAATGCCATATACAAGTTTCCACTTGTATATATGACTCTACTTAACCTTGCCTTAACTTTAAAATTATAAATTATATACATGGTTAATAGATTGGGGATCAATCAGAATAACCCTTTTGCTTCGAGCGACAGGCCCGTTGTTAGAAACCTGCATTTAAAAAACACTGATGCATTATCATCACGTGTAAATGATTTAAAAAACAACACAATGAGACATTCTTCAAAACAAGGTTTTGTTAGTGATGTCGACGCACAAGAGATCGGAACGGTGCAAGGCATACGTTCCGCTAATAGAGATCAAAAGATATTTGGTAAAAAGCCTAGCCATCATAAACAAGGAAGCTTCGGAGATATTGTTGATGCTGTAATTGTTGAGGATCAAAAACCTAAACAAGAACAAAAATCTCAACCAAGATATGGTGACAATGATCCATGGGTGATGGCAAGTAAGATGCGTGTACAACGCAGTCAGGATGAACTTAAAGCTAAACCAAGTCCAGATCGGTCTCAACAAGAACAAATTGACAAACTTAGTCAAGAAGTAAATTCACTTCGTTCTGACTTAAATAAATTGATGGCGAAAAATGAACCGCCACGTCAAGCTCCTGGTTCTATGAATAGTCATAAGCATCACCCAAGACAACCTAGTTCTTTTGATAGAGGAATTGGTTATGAAATTGGTAACGGCTAGGAGCTTGTCATCCAGCCCAACTTTTTAGCTAGATTTACTCCAAAATATTAGGAACTCATGTTAAGTTGGGCTAGATGCCCAGCTCATAAAATCAATTGAATACTGCTGTAATTGCACGAGTTTAAACTTTCCTGTTATAGGTATATAATGTGATTATGCAGAAAATAAAACTGGTTGATTTTGCTGGATTAGAGAGCCTCTTGAGCTCGGAAGAAGTTTTGGTGATGAACAATACCAGGGACTTTGTAAATAAAGAAATCATTCCGATTATTGATGAGTGCTATATGCAAGCCAAATTTCCTGCTGAGCTTATCCCGAAGCTTGGAGCCATGGGTTTTTTGGGTGCGCCGCTTGAAGGGCATGGTTGTCCTGGGCTTGGCTATGTTGCTTATGGATTAATTAATATGATGCTAGAAGCTGCTGACTCAGCGATGCGTTCATTCAATTCAGTACAAACTTCTTTGGTGATGTTGCCAATTTCTGAGTTTGGAACCGAAGCACAAAAATCAAAATGGTTAGCTCAACTGGCAGCTGGCACGGCGATTGGTTGTTTTGGTTTGACTGAACCTGACCATGGTTCCAATCCTTCTGATATGGAAACTCGAGCTGAAAAAATACCGAATGGCTACAAACTCAATGGTGCCAAGATGTGGATCACCAATGGCTCTGTCGCTGATATAGCAGTCGTTTGGGCTAAGCTAGATGGCCGCATAAGAGGATTTCTTGTTGAAAAAAATAGTCCGGGCTTTAGTACTAAATTAATGACCAATAAGCATTCGCTAAGAGCTTCTGTAACTTCCGAATTGATTTTTGCAGATTGTATAATTCCTGAAACAAATTTATTACCGAAGACTGACGGACTTAAGTCACCGTTTACTTGCCTCAATTCCGCTAGGCTTGGAATCGCTTGGGGTTCTATTGGAGCGGCTATGGCTTGCTACCAGACAGCTCTTGACTATGCAATGACTAGAGTGCAATTTAATAATCAACCAATTGCATCGCATCAATTAATTCAATTGAGTCTGGCTGATATGATTTCAGAAATAACCAAGGCACAATTTTTGACCTTGCATATTACTCGCTTAAAAGAAAAAGGCACTATCAAGCCTGAGCATATTTCAATGCTCAAACGAAACAATGTTCGGATGGCATTAGATGTATCTAGAAAAAGTCGGGACATTCTGGGCGCCAATGGCATCTCCGCAGAATATCCCGTTATGAGACATATGTGTAATTTAGAATCGGTACTCACTTATGAAGGAACGGAGAATATTCACACTCTAATAATCGGCAAATCCCTTACGGGCATCTCTGCTTTTTAACCTTCTAGATGAAATACTTTTAATAAAACACGTCCCACCCCCCACAATTCACGCTTCTTATTCTTATTTTAATATTATCCCCTGAATGGACTATAAAATAACACCAAGATCAAGGTTTTTTATTAAAACTACTTAATCTTGGTAATCGGCTTGTGTTTTTAGATAAGATTGTGTTTATGTCTGTCACATCAAGTTCATCGCTAGTAAGTGATTTTGTTAAGAATCTTAAAACAAGTGACTTAGTTAGAACTGGACAGAGTTTTAGTAAAGCTCCAGGATCTAATAGATCAAGATCTATACTCAAAGAATTATCTGCTGCTTTATTACGAAATAATTTACTAATTCCTTTTTTAAATACGATGTTTGCCTTGTTGAGTGATGATTATAGAGCTGACCTTGATGCAATTACACAATTTCATGAATTATCAGCTCGGCATGATGAGCTAGCAGATATTTTAAATTCTAATGATACTAGTGTCTCAGACTTTAAAAGTTCAGAAACTCTGGTTGATGAACAAAGAGCTTCCAGTAGTTTTACTTATAATGATAATAGAAAAATACGATCTGTAACTATGTCTTATGTCCCTGATTTGAAATCTCAATCTATTTCTCTGATTAGAATAGACTCCGTTATGCCAATTGGACTTTATTCTGGTGATGTTGCCGCTGAGTCTAAACTAGAAGAAGTTCTTAAAGATATTTGGTTAAGAAACTATGAATCCATCAACTGATAGCTAAACCAATCCTCTGATTAACCACTTTGAGCATCTCAATACTAATCGATCTGCGATCTTTATTCATACCACGGTAATCATCACTGATGATTTGGAATTGATCTTTATTAGAGTTCCTGCGAAAGTTCCCTTTATCTTTACTAACGGAACTAGTGCGCCGCACCGTTCCGACCTTTTTTGTGTCGACATCACTAGCAAAACGGGGTTTTGCAGGATGTCTATTGAGTCCTCTTTGTTTGAGGTAAGTATCAAAAAGCTCTATAAG
This genomic window contains:
- the dnaA gene encoding chromosomal replication initiator protein DnaA, giving the protein MTNTLIEQIANPISNEVNQETSPKPYTKVINPEHQAIWLKVLEQLSKKLRKPSFETWIKPTQLQDIRDDEAIIAVKNDFTRNFIMQTYQKDILEALKEVEAKSMSIRIIIDPELKPIQETNSQVQTSFADLLPNSALKPSNKVKSRLHKKLSFENLAESGFNKASITFARATSLNQSGLYNSLFIQSEPGLGKTHILNAIGNELIEQEPATRIKYCKAEEFTNELIIAIQKHTTQEFRNQYRNLDLLLFDDFHFLENKKTCQEEFLYTFESLVNSGARVIIASQQRLESLNISKNLKNKLKISLMSQINSPNFEDRVSILEIRSKEAGIELSNCQKELIARKYPDSIRELESALFQINAHTCFAGEELDDELISRLFGGIGDQPQHKGLSIKAITDATASYFSLKPKELIGKSRLQDISKSRHIAIFLSYKLLSISYSRIGEYFGGRKHSSIIHSLKVIEQQLSSKLPSASGLRSIIEDIKSQIV
- a CDS encoding acyl-CoA dehydrogenase family protein — encoded protein: MQKIKLVDFAGLESLLSSEEVLVMNNTRDFVNKEIIPIIDECYMQAKFPAELIPKLGAMGFLGAPLEGHGCPGLGYVAYGLINMMLEAADSAMRSFNSVQTSLVMLPISEFGTEAQKSKWLAQLAAGTAIGCFGLTEPDHGSNPSDMETRAEKIPNGYKLNGAKMWITNGSVADIAVVWAKLDGRIRGFLVEKNSPGFSTKLMTNKHSLRASVTSELIFADCIIPETNLLPKTDGLKSPFTCLNSARLGIAWGSIGAAMACYQTALDYAMTRVQFNNQPIASHQLIQLSLADMISEITKAQFLTLHITRLKEKGTIKPEHISMLKRNNVRMALDVSRKSRDILGANGISAEYPVMRHMCNLESVLTYEGTENIHTLIIGKSLTGISAF